In Cyanobium sp. AMD-g, one genomic interval encodes:
- a CDS encoding 4Fe-4S binding protein: MTSTQQDPAENARACLLRLAPYLLGRVRRGVVGSSRYAQKLREAIRDAAADGSGGPVLISGEPGLEKDNIAALIHFGSVARHQLLVQVNCALLRPDGAELFAAGADGLTLIDCLGAGGLLLDQIDKADPLLRPALLKLARSGRWVSPDDGHEHQFPGRVFLTAETTAPDFDACCRHIRVPPLRVRRQDLGEWLRYGVRQKARSLGWATPPAVSEGLIKRLQTYDFPGNIRELTLVIERALRQCADDRPVVLPDEVFWTGRRSQRARFDLWRWKPQLRDVMRSPLLWNGLLFGVVSWVFVLVNLWLWFGPQDRAHNGALNMFWAWWWPVILLTYPVVGRLWCSFCPFMVWGEISQRIAGALGWQPARWPRGDSDAWAAPILSAGFAAILLWEAVWNLENTAWLSSCLLLLITLGAVIGSLRFEKRFWCRHLCPVGGMNALFAKLAISELRAQAGICSGSCTSYACFKGGPAEGEGLATAGCPLGTHPAHLEDNRNCVLCLTCAQACPHRSVQLRLRPPAADLQRDMDPPAGEAGLILVLAGGVCLHHWQKLLGGVALAPANLQEGPLLPRLAFAALALALPAGVFLLVRHQRGWGRRPEKAASRLRLSLYALLPLLWALMLVDHLPLGMAEAGLVLPVSASPWWPQLAARLPGWSADGHVIAFCQSLVMAVGVAGSVVLLRRLLQPLRWGWLALGWLALGLGAGGRWMVAGG; this comes from the coding sequence ATGACGTCCACCCAGCAGGATCCGGCCGAGAACGCCAGGGCCTGTCTGCTGCGGCTGGCGCCCTACCTGCTGGGCCGGGTCCGGCGGGGGGTCGTCGGCAGCAGCCGCTACGCCCAGAAGCTGCGGGAGGCGATCCGCGACGCGGCCGCCGATGGCTCAGGTGGCCCCGTGCTGATCAGCGGTGAGCCGGGGCTGGAGAAGGACAACATCGCGGCCCTGATCCACTTCGGATCCGTGGCCCGCCATCAGCTGCTGGTGCAGGTCAACTGTGCCCTGCTGCGGCCCGACGGGGCGGAACTGTTCGCGGCCGGGGCCGATGGCCTCACCCTGATCGACTGCCTCGGCGCCGGCGGCCTGTTGCTCGATCAGATCGACAAAGCCGATCCCCTGCTGCGGCCGGCCCTGCTGAAGCTGGCCCGCAGCGGTCGCTGGGTCTCGCCCGACGACGGCCATGAACACCAGTTCCCGGGGCGGGTGTTCCTCACCGCCGAAACCACGGCACCTGATTTCGATGCCTGCTGCCGCCACATCCGGGTGCCGCCCCTGCGGGTGCGTCGCCAGGACCTGGGCGAATGGTTGCGCTACGGGGTGCGCCAGAAGGCGCGCAGCCTGGGCTGGGCCACGCCCCCCGCCGTGAGTGAGGGGCTGATCAAGCGGCTCCAGACCTACGACTTCCCCGGCAACATCCGGGAACTCACCCTGGTGATCGAGCGGGCCCTGCGCCAGTGCGCCGACGATCGGCCCGTCGTCCTGCCCGACGAGGTCTTCTGGACCGGTCGCCGTTCCCAGCGCGCCCGCTTCGACCTCTGGCGCTGGAAGCCCCAGCTGCGGGATGTGATGCGGTCACCACTGCTCTGGAACGGCCTGTTGTTCGGCGTGGTGAGCTGGGTGTTCGTGCTGGTGAACCTCTGGCTCTGGTTCGGTCCCCAGGACCGGGCGCACAACGGTGCCCTGAACATGTTCTGGGCCTGGTGGTGGCCCGTGATCCTGCTGACGTACCCGGTCGTGGGCCGGCTGTGGTGCTCGTTCTGCCCCTTCATGGTCTGGGGGGAGATCAGCCAGCGGATCGCCGGGGCCCTGGGCTGGCAGCCCGCCCGCTGGCCCCGGGGCGACAGCGATGCCTGGGCGGCGCCGATCCTGTCGGCCGGCTTCGCCGCGATCCTGCTCTGGGAGGCGGTGTGGAACCTGGAAAACACGGCCTGGCTGAGCAGCTGCCTGCTGCTGCTGATCACCCTTGGTGCCGTGATCGGCTCACTGCGCTTCGAGAAGCGCTTCTGGTGCCGCCATCTCTGCCCGGTGGGGGGCATGAACGCCCTGTTCGCCAAGCTGGCGATCAGTGAGTTGCGGGCCCAGGCGGGGATCTGCAGCGGCAGCTGCACCTCCTACGCCTGCTTCAAGGGGGGGCCGGCCGAAGGCGAGGGCCTGGCCACGGCCGGCTGTCCCCTGGGCACCCATCCGGCCCACCTGGAGGACAACCGCAACTGCGTGCTCTGCCTCACCTGCGCCCAGGCCTGCCCCCATCGCTCGGTGCAGCTGCGGCTGCGGCCTCCCGCCGCGGATCTGCAGCGCGACATGGACCCGCCCGCCGGGGAGGCGGGCCTGATCCTGGTGCTGGCCGGCGGGGTGTGCCTGCATCACTGGCAGAAGCTGCTGGGTGGCGTGGCCCTGGCTCCGGCGAACCTGCAGGAGGGGCCCCTGCTGCCACGGCTGGCCTTCGCGGCCCTGGCCCTGGCCCTGCCCGCCGGAGTGTTTCTGCTGGTGCGGCACCAGCGGGGATGGGGCCGCCGTCCGGAGAAGGCCGCCTCCCGGTTGCGGCTCTCCCTCTACGCCCTGTTGCCGCTGCTGTGGGCCCTGATGCTGGTGGACCACCTGCCCCTGGGCATGGCCGAAGCGGGGCTGGTGCTGCCGGTCAGCGCCAGCCCCTGGTGGCCCCAGCTGGCCGCCCGCTTGCCCGGATGGAGCGCCGACGGCCATGTGATCGCCTTCTGCCAGAGCCTGGTGATGGCGGTGGGGGTGGCGGGTTCGGTGGTGCTGCTGCGGCGACTGCTGCAGCCCCTGCGCTGGGGCTGGCTGGCCCTGGGCTGGCTGGCCCTGGGGCTTGGGGCCGGTGGCCGCTGGATGGTCGCCGGCGGCTAA
- a CDS encoding glutathione S-transferase family protein: protein MSVILHGAPSTRAAIVRWYLEEKGIPYTWRTLAMKQGEHRQAPFTDLNPFGKVPVLVDETLAGPDGKPLTLFESGAILLHLADRYGQEFDAPEDRAVALRALTAQWVLFANATLGPALFRAESHPQELDRLMSVLNGRLAAGGSLLGGSWGQPAWGAADCAVQAHLAYVPLFLPQLDLGPWTHIQAQIAATTARPAYLRAMGGE from the coding sequence ATGTCCGTCATTCTCCACGGCGCCCCCAGCACCCGGGCGGCCATCGTGCGCTGGTACCTGGAGGAGAAGGGCATTCCCTACACCTGGCGGACCCTGGCCATGAAGCAGGGGGAGCATCGCCAGGCCCCCTTCACCGACCTCAACCCCTTTGGCAAGGTGCCGGTCCTCGTCGACGAGACCCTGGCCGGGCCGGACGGGAAACCTCTGACCCTGTTCGAAAGCGGCGCCATCCTGCTGCACCTGGCGGACCGGTATGGACAGGAGTTCGACGCTCCGGAGGATCGGGCCGTTGCCCTCCGCGCCCTCACCGCCCAGTGGGTGCTGTTCGCCAATGCCACCCTGGGCCCGGCTCTGTTCCGGGCCGAGAGCCATCCCCAGGAGCTGGACCGGCTGATGTCGGTGCTCAATGGGCGCCTGGCCGCAGGCGGTTCGCTGCTGGGCGGCTCCTGGGGCCAGCCGGCCTGGGGCGCCGCCGACTGTGCCGTTCAGGCCCACCTGGCCTACGTGCCGCTGTTCCTGCCCCAGCTCGACCTGGGTCCCTGGACCCACATCCAGGCCCAGATCGCCGCCACCACGGCCCGGCCCGCCTACCTGCGGGCGATGGGCGGGGAGTGA
- the pdeM gene encoding ligase-associated DNA damage response endonuclease PdeM, which yields MTTAAVADFQWRGHRLELLAEKAAWDPQQRLLLLADLHLGKAESFQCQGIPLPSDGDAATLNALLAVAHRLQPRQVVVLGDLIHNRLGLTEELRQKLTALPSLLGCPLRLIGGNHERGSWLEGLVQEPSLIMGPLWLSHAPEPTAGRLNVCGHRHPVALVGRGADRLRLPCFAYDPALEQLVLPAFGALTGGHLCPRGEALWLVAEGAVIAWNPSRQLRRAQRGAA from the coding sequence GTGACCACCGCCGCTGTCGCCGATTTCCAGTGGCGGGGCCACCGCCTGGAGCTGCTGGCGGAAAAGGCCGCCTGGGATCCGCAGCAGCGGCTACTGCTGCTGGCCGACCTGCACCTGGGCAAGGCGGAATCGTTCCAGTGCCAGGGCATCCCACTGCCCAGCGACGGTGATGCCGCCACCCTCAATGCCCTGCTGGCGGTGGCCCACCGGCTCCAGCCCCGCCAGGTGGTGGTGCTCGGCGACCTGATCCACAACCGCCTCGGCCTCACCGAGGAGCTGCGCCAGAAGCTGACGGCCCTGCCCTCCCTGCTGGGCTGTCCCCTGCGGCTGATCGGCGGCAATCACGAACGGGGCAGCTGGCTGGAAGGCCTGGTCCAGGAGCCCTCCTTGATCATGGGACCCCTGTGGCTGAGCCATGCCCCGGAGCCCACGGCCGGCCGGCTGAATGTCTGCGGCCACCGCCATCCGGTGGCCCTGGTGGGCCGTGGCGCCGACCGGTTGCGGTTGCCGTGCTTCGCCTACGACCCTGCCCTGGAGCAGCTGGTGCTGCCGGCGTTCGGCGCCTTGACCGGGGGCCATCTCTGCCCCCGGGGTGAGGCGCTCTGGCTCGTGGCGGAAGGTGCCGTCATCGCCTGGAACCCCTCTCGCCAGCTCCGGAGAGCCCAGAGGGGGGCCGCCTGA
- a CDS encoding CBS domain-containing protein yields the protein MVVESSVAEVMTSPVLSVTTTTPLQEAVQLMSDHHISGLPVLDELGALVGELSEQDLMVRESGFDAGPYVMLLDAVIYLRNPLDWDKQVHQVLGSTVGDVMGSKPHSCPATTSLPAAARLLHDRGTQRLFVLDDQEALVGVLTRGDVVRALATES from the coding sequence ATGGTCGTCGAGAGCAGCGTGGCCGAGGTGATGACCAGCCCCGTGCTGAGTGTCACCACCACCACTCCCCTGCAGGAGGCCGTGCAGCTGATGAGCGACCACCACATCAGCGGCCTGCCGGTGCTCGACGAGCTCGGAGCCCTGGTGGGGGAACTCAGCGAGCAGGACCTCATGGTGCGCGAGAGCGGCTTCGATGCCGGCCCCTACGTGATGCTGCTCGATGCCGTCATCTACCTGCGCAACCCGCTCGACTGGGACAAGCAGGTGCACCAGGTGCTGGGCAGCACGGTGGGGGATGTGATGGGCTCCAAGCCCCACAGCTGCCCCGCCACCACCAGCCTTCCGGCGGCGGCCCGCCTGCTGCACGACCGGGGCACCCAGCGGCTGTTCGTGCTCGACGACCAGGAGGCACTGGTGGGGGTTCTCACCCGCGGCGACGTGGTGCGGGCCCTGGCCACCGAAAGCTGA
- a CDS encoding CDP-alcohol phosphatidyltransferase family protein — MNGTPPLRRLADLLTLARAVLGLPLLLALAGGRPALAWVLLLLGGFSDWADGALARRAGGGSVWGARLDPLTDKILISAPLLWLAHTGGLPLWAVWLLLARELLISGWRAGQGSGGPASLGGKAKTILQFLSLLLLLWPPAWGLGQGAGVVAALQAAGWWLFWPSLLLALSSALGYLRAGQRG; from the coding sequence GTGAACGGGACCCCTCCCCTGCGACGCCTCGCCGACCTGCTGACCCTGGCCCGGGCCGTGCTCGGGTTGCCCCTGCTGCTGGCCCTGGCCGGCGGCCGGCCCGCCCTGGCCTGGGTGCTGCTGCTGCTGGGCGGCTTCAGCGACTGGGCCGATGGCGCCCTGGCCCGCCGGGCCGGCGGTGGGTCGGTGTGGGGGGCACGGCTCGATCCCCTCACCGACAAGATCCTGATCAGCGCCCCGCTGCTGTGGCTGGCCCACACCGGTGGTCTGCCCCTGTGGGCGGTGTGGCTGCTGCTGGCCCGGGAGCTGCTGATCTCCGGCTGGCGGGCCGGCCAGGGCAGCGGCGGCCCCGCCTCGCTGGGGGGCAAGGCCAAGACGATCCTGCAGTTCCTCTCCCTGCTGCTGCTGCTCTGGCCGCCGGCCTGGGGCCTGGGCCAGGGGGCCGGGGTGGTGGCCGCTCTGCAGGCCGCCGGCTGGTGGCTGTTCTGGCCGTCGCTGCTGCTGGCGCTCAGCTCGGCCCTGGGGTATCTGCGGGCGGGTCAGCGGGGATGA
- a CDS encoding autotransporter outer membrane beta-barrel domain-containing protein, with amino-acid sequence MTERNPVGLGLIGLVAATGLIHQPASAQSITRSAVFSPVLQVDGGSASTALDFFGFSGNVGGISTTINLTKCDNPISASGICQGAGFSFNDEIQLQLLSPAGFARTLVPGGALGGQTPGGTATWTFADSAASTVSGSTLETGSFRPSESFSAFQGQNGSGLWTLIFTDLTGGDPLSINSWFLTLLPEGIVPGSPAIASNPYSTTFAGGTLIVDVPGSFATNYVVSNAGGSIDSNGNHSTFSGVFSGPGNLAFINSGLAGSTNLTGISTFSGATVVASNSTVLVNGSLASSSGLTVQSGGTVGGSGILPTTTIERGGRIAPGNSIGTITVANLNLNGGTIAAEIQGPLNDRINVTSNVTNLTGNVQLVAFGGGVPWPIFSYVLVDAPNSIDFSNLNALTLDQSGVNSALLTAGTTLIQEADGNPRTIDVQWRPRNGVGPTGSAMQFLGQNGVNQLATAGAVDRVFQALALVNASNANSLGVPIGFTGFTTGQAVASGISPDVLLATSQLLSLPSYGQLTAAIDSLSPEPYAAFQSVGIETLKRQRELLMNQAGQCSTTGWVVNPEKGKQANRRHQPLCVFVQAANARSSIQGSGGLSGYDSGIFSSFYGIEFKPSEQWTIGAAYGYGTSALNNMSLTNAMVSSNVNSASIYGLYKPSSQWRVRGLIGYANYNTTGSRNVAFIGNGLPVQGSMSGNGYTLALNADYLVHLSKPASSTQFVLKPFIGVAWGSYGQSGLTESGGEPLNLSIEGNRADSLVGTIGVELASSPIALNKARTASLTPKLALAYQVDALANDAGNRTLSSSLPSAPAAGSFLTQGENRGTNTFVVDGGVDIKISSHTTLYASVGYEVFSTGSQFSYGGGVKVRF; translated from the coding sequence ATGACTGAGAGGAACCCGGTTGGCTTGGGTCTGATTGGTCTCGTTGCCGCCACGGGCCTGATCCATCAACCGGCAAGCGCTCAGTCGATAACGCGATCTGCCGTCTTCTCACCCGTCCTGCAAGTGGATGGCGGATCGGCAAGCACTGCCCTCGATTTCTTCGGCTTCAGTGGCAATGTCGGTGGCATTTCCACGACCATCAACCTGACAAAGTGTGATAACCCGATCAGTGCATCAGGGATCTGCCAGGGTGCCGGGTTTTCCTTCAACGACGAAATTCAACTCCAGCTCCTGAGCCCAGCAGGATTTGCCAGAACGCTGGTTCCGGGAGGAGCTTTGGGTGGCCAGACTCCGGGCGGTACGGCGACATGGACCTTTGCAGACAGCGCCGCATCCACTGTTTCTGGATCGACTCTGGAGACAGGATCATTCAGGCCATCGGAGTCCTTTTCTGCATTTCAGGGCCAGAATGGATCGGGCCTATGGACCTTGATCTTCACGGACCTGACAGGTGGCGATCCCCTCTCCATCAACTCCTGGTTCTTGACGCTTCTACCTGAAGGGATCGTGCCAGGCAGCCCTGCCATCGCCAGCAATCCCTACAGCACAACCTTCGCCGGCGGCACGCTGATCGTGGATGTGCCCGGAAGCTTTGCCACCAACTACGTGGTCAGCAACGCAGGCGGCAGCATTGATAGCAACGGTAATCACTCCACCTTCAGTGGGGTTTTCTCAGGTCCAGGGAACCTGGCATTCATCAATTCCGGGCTTGCCGGAAGCACCAACCTCACCGGAATCAGCACCTTCTCCGGCGCTACAGTCGTTGCCAGTAACTCGACCGTTCTTGTCAACGGTTCACTGGCATCGTCCTCTGGCTTGACTGTGCAGTCTGGAGGCACGGTTGGCGGCTCAGGCATTTTGCCCACAACAACAATCGAAAGGGGCGGAAGAATTGCACCTGGAAATTCAATCGGAACCATCACGGTCGCCAACCTGAATCTCAATGGCGGCACCATCGCAGCGGAGATTCAAGGCCCACTCAACGACCGCATCAACGTCACAAGTAATGTCACGAACCTGACGGGGAATGTCCAGTTGGTCGCCTTTGGCGGGGGTGTTCCATGGCCCATTTTTTCCTATGTGCTTGTGGATGCACCCAACAGCATCGATTTCTCCAACCTGAACGCGCTGACCTTGGATCAGAGTGGTGTCAACAGCGCACTTCTGACTGCCGGCACGACCCTGATCCAGGAAGCGGATGGGAATCCCAGGACCATCGATGTCCAGTGGAGACCAAGGAACGGTGTTGGTCCCACAGGTTCTGCCATGCAGTTCCTCGGCCAGAATGGGGTCAACCAGTTGGCCACCGCTGGAGCTGTTGATCGGGTCTTCCAGGCACTGGCTCTTGTCAATGCCAGCAACGCCAACAGTCTTGGTGTCCCGATCGGCTTCACCGGCTTCACCACAGGTCAGGCCGTTGCTTCCGGGATCTCCCCAGACGTCCTGCTTGCGACATCCCAACTGCTGTCCCTGCCCTCCTATGGACAGCTCACGGCAGCGATCGATTCGCTCTCGCCCGAGCCCTACGCCGCCTTCCAGAGCGTGGGCATCGAAACACTGAAGCGGCAAAGAGAACTTCTGATGAATCAGGCTGGCCAATGCTCGACAACAGGCTGGGTCGTCAACCCAGAGAAGGGCAAGCAGGCAAACCGCCGCCATCAACCGCTCTGCGTGTTTGTCCAGGCAGCCAATGCCAGAAGCAGCATTCAGGGAAGCGGAGGACTGTCTGGATATGATTCCGGCATTTTCTCCAGTTTCTACGGAATCGAGTTCAAGCCGTCTGAGCAGTGGACGATTGGAGCAGCCTACGGCTATGGGACCTCTGCACTCAACAACATGTCCCTGACCAACGCAATGGTGTCATCGAATGTCAACAGTGCTTCCATCTACGGGTTGTACAAACCATCAAGCCAATGGCGTGTACGTGGCCTGATTGGTTACGCCAACTACAACACCACCGGAAGCCGCAATGTCGCCTTCATTGGCAATGGTCTCCCCGTCCAGGGTTCCATGTCAGGCAATGGCTACACTTTGGCATTGAATGCAGACTATCTGGTTCATCTCTCCAAGCCCGCTTCCAGCACCCAGTTCGTTCTTAAACCCTTCATCGGTGTTGCCTGGGGAAGTTATGGACAGAGCGGCCTCACCGAGAGTGGTGGAGAGCCTCTCAACCTCAGCATCGAAGGTAATCGTGCCGATAGTCTCGTCGGCACCATCGGCGTCGAACTTGCCTCAAGTCCGATTGCACTGAACAAGGCCAGAACTGCTTCCCTGACACCAAAACTGGCTCTGGCCTATCAGGTGGATGCCCTTGCCAATGACGCCGGGAACCGGACCTTGAGTTCTTCTCTTCCCTCGGCTCCTGCCGCCGGCAGCTTCCTGACCCAAGGCGAGAATCGAGGCACGAATACATTCGTGGTCGATGGTGGGGTGGATATCAAGATTTCAAGCCATACAACGCTGTACGCCAGTGTTGGGTATGAAGTCTTCTCGACAGGCTCACAATTCAGCTACGGAGGCGGCGTCAAGGTGAGGTTCTAA
- a CDS encoding NAD-dependent epimerase/dehydratase family protein: MRILVMGGTRFVGRPLVSRLLEAGHELTLFTRGRQPVPEGIEHLQGDRSSAEGLAALQDRPFDVIVDSSGRTLEDTREVIERTGPPSHRLVYVSSAGVYADSELWPLDEESPTDPQSRHAGKLDTEGWLRQEGIPFTSFRPTYIVGPGNYNPVESWFFDRIVHGRPVPLPGDGSTITQLGHVADLAAAMARCIEVEAAANRIYNCTGSQGISFRGLVAAAARACGTDPEAVEIRSFDPAGLDKKARKAFPLRLAHFLTDTHRVRRELAWEPAFDLEATLADSYSNDYARRMPTTPDFSGDAALLG; encoded by the coding sequence ATGAGGATCCTGGTGATGGGCGGCACCCGCTTCGTGGGTCGACCCCTGGTCAGCCGCCTGCTGGAGGCGGGCCATGAGCTCACGCTGTTCACCCGCGGGCGCCAGCCCGTGCCGGAGGGGATTGAACATCTGCAGGGCGACCGCAGCAGCGCCGAGGGCCTGGCGGCCCTCCAGGACCGCCCCTTCGATGTGATCGTCGACAGCTCCGGCCGCACCCTGGAGGACACCCGCGAGGTGATCGAGCGCACCGGTCCCCCCTCACACCGGCTGGTGTACGTCAGCTCGGCGGGGGTGTACGCCGACAGCGAGCTCTGGCCCCTCGACGAGGAGTCGCCCACCGATCCCCAGAGCCGCCACGCCGGCAAGCTGGACACCGAAGGCTGGCTGCGCCAGGAGGGCATCCCCTTCACCAGCTTCCGGCCCACCTACATCGTCGGGCCAGGCAACTACAACCCGGTGGAGAGCTGGTTCTTCGATCGGATCGTGCACGGCCGGCCGGTGCCCCTCCCCGGCGACGGCAGCACCATCACCCAGCTGGGCCACGTGGCCGACCTGGCCGCCGCGATGGCCCGCTGCATCGAGGTGGAGGCCGCCGCCAACCGCATCTACAACTGCACCGGCTCCCAGGGCATCAGTTTCCGGGGCCTGGTGGCCGCCGCCGCCCGTGCCTGCGGCACCGATCCTGAGGCGGTGGAGATCCGCAGCTTCGATCCCGCCGGCCTCGACAAGAAGGCCCGCAAGGCCTTTCCCCTGCGCCTGGCCCACTTCCTCACCGACACCCACCGGGTGCGGCGGGAGCTGGCCTGGGAGCCCGCCTTCGACCTGGAGGCCACCCTTGCCGACAGCTACAGCAACGACTACGCCCGGCGGATGCCGACCACGCCCGATTTCAGCGGTGATGCGGCGCTGCTGGGGTGA
- the hisA gene encoding 1-(5-phosphoribosyl)-5-[(5-phosphoribosylamino)methylideneamino]imidazole-4-carboxamide isomerase encodes MQVIPAIDLLDGHCVRLHQGDYDRVTRFSDDPVAQALEWQRQGATRLHLVDLDGARSGTACNDGAVQAIAAALSIPVQLGGGVRSAERAEQLLGWGLDRVILGTVAIENPELVRRLAGRHPGRILVGIDAKEGMVATRGWIEQSTVEATVLAASLEGTGVAAIISTDIATDGTLEGPNLTALRAMAQASSLPVIASGGVGCLTDLLSLLSLEPHGVTGVIVGRALYDGRVDLAEALQAIGERRLQDPLRLPIA; translated from the coding sequence ATGCAAGTCATTCCCGCCATCGATCTGCTCGATGGGCATTGCGTGCGTCTGCATCAGGGCGACTACGACCGCGTCACCCGCTTCAGCGACGACCCCGTGGCCCAGGCCCTGGAATGGCAGCGCCAGGGGGCCACGCGGTTGCACCTGGTGGATCTCGACGGGGCCAGGAGCGGAACTGCCTGCAACGACGGCGCCGTGCAGGCCATCGCCGCGGCCCTCTCGATTCCGGTGCAGCTGGGGGGAGGCGTGCGCTCGGCGGAACGGGCCGAGCAGCTTCTGGGCTGGGGTCTGGACCGGGTGATCCTCGGCACAGTGGCCATCGAGAACCCGGAGCTGGTGCGCCGCCTGGCCGGCCGCCATCCCGGCAGGATCCTGGTGGGAATCGATGCCAAGGAGGGCATGGTGGCCACCCGCGGCTGGATCGAGCAGAGCACGGTGGAAGCCACCGTGCTGGCCGCCAGCCTGGAGGGCACGGGCGTGGCGGCGATCATCAGCACCGACATCGCCACCGACGGCACCCTGGAGGGCCCCAACCTGACGGCCCTGAGGGCCATGGCCCAGGCCTCCTCCCTGCCGGTGATCGCTTCAGGCGGCGTGGGGTGCCTGACCGATCTGCTGAGCCTGCTGAGCCTGGAACCCCATGGTGTGACGGGGGTGATCGTGGGACGGGCGCTTTACGACGGCCGGGTGGATCTGGCGGAGGCCCTGCAGGCCATCGGGGAGCGGCGGCTGCAGGATCCCTTGCGGCTGCCGATCGCCTGA
- a CDS encoding Fur family transcriptional regulator translates to MRLSRQRRMVLDLLWAEKSHLSARDIFEKLNDQGRHIGHTSVYQNLEALQSAGVIECLERANGRLYGYRADPHSHLTCTQSGEILDLDVLLPANLLQQIEAQTGFAIESYTLHLSGHPRSALEKSGRLG, encoded by the coding sequence ATGCGGCTGAGTCGCCAGCGGCGCATGGTGCTCGATCTGTTGTGGGCCGAAAAAAGCCATCTTTCCGCCCGGGACATCTTCGAGAAGCTCAACGATCAGGGGCGCCACATCGGCCATACCTCCGTTTATCAGAATCTTGAGGCCTTGCAATCGGCCGGCGTGATCGAATGCCTCGAGCGGGCCAATGGCCGGCTTTATGGCTACCGCGCCGACCCCCACAGCCATCTCACCTGCACCCAATCGGGTGAGATTCTTGATCTCGATGTGTTGCTTCCCGCCAACCTGCTGCAGCAGATCGAAGCGCAGACCGGGTTCGCGATCGAGTCGTACACCCTGCATCTCTCCGGCCATCCCCGGTCAGCACTGGAGAAAAGCGGCCGGCTTGGTTAA